TCCCCGAACAGCAACCCGATCCGGGCCCCCGCGGTTCCCACACGGTCCAGGTCCTGCGCACCTACCCGAACCGCCTCAGGGGCTATCCGTTCGCTCCCGACGGTGAACGCAGCATCGCCCGCGCCTACATGAAGGCTCTGCGGCGGGCACGCCGGCTGATCTACCTGGAGGACCAGTACTTGTGGTCAGAGAGTGCCTGCCGGCCGTTCGCTCAGGCTCTCGCAGATCATCCGGGCCTGCGGATGATCGCCGTCCTGCCGCCACTTCCGGACCAAGAAGGGCGGATCAGCACACCGATGAATCTGCTGGGCCGGATCCGCGCCCTGGAAGTCCTGCGCCGGGGCGGCGGTGACCGAGTGGCCGTCTACAGCCTGGAGAACCACGCCGGGACGCCCGTGTACGTCCATGCGAAGGTCTGTGTCATCGACGATGTCTGGGCCTCGGTCGGTTCCGACAACGTCAACCGGCGCTCCTGGACCCACGATTCGGAACTCAGCTGCGCTGTCCTCGACGAGACCCGTGATCCCCGTGAACCGATGGACCCCGGCGGCCTGGGTGACGGCGCCCGTGTCTTCGCGCGCGAGCTGCGGTTGTCGTTGAATCTCGAACACCTCGACCGCGACGGGGACGGGGAAGCGGCTGCTCTCTGCGACCCGGGCCGCGCCTTTGCGGCCTACGCCGACTCGGCCGCCGCTCTGGACGCGTGGCACGACGGCGGCCGTCACGGTCCACGACCGCCGGGAAGGCTGCGCACCTATCACCCGCCGCGTCTGTCCCGCGTCACACGGGCCCTGACCGAACCGCTCTACCGGGTCGTCGCCGACCCCGACGGCCGCCCGCGCTCCCTGCGTCGGCAGGATGCCTACTGACCGTGTCCCGGAGGTTGACCAGGCAGAACAGCCGGGCATACCCCAGCCCAGAACCCCTGGCGGCGCAAGTAGTCAGAGTCGTGGCTTGCTGCCGTGCTGGGGCGGCCGGAAGAGGGCGAAGGTGCGTGAGGGGCGGGGCCGGGGGAACGCTGCATGGCGCGCAGCCTGTGAATGTGCCCCGTGTATCGCGGAATTAACTCCCACTTTGTGGGCTTGTGGGCGACAGGTGAGGGCATTCGGTGGCCAGGAGGTTGATAGCTATGGTTCCCCTGCTTCTGGTTCTTCTGCTGGCTCTGATCCTCTTCGGTGCGGGTTTCGCGTTGAAGGCGCTGTGGTGGATCGCGGTGATCGTGCTGGTCGTGTGGCTGCTGGGCTTCGTCGTCCGCACCGCGGACAGTGGCGGCCGCAAGGGCCGTTGGTACCGCTGGTAGACGACAGACGCCACGTGCGAGGTGAGTGGGGCCCGGCCTGATACGGCCGGGCCCCACTCGCATGACAAGCCCTGCTGTGCGGGCGGTTGGGAGGGATCGGGCGTATCGGGCGCATCGCGGGGTACGTGAGTGATGCACCGGCCCCGCAGGCCCAGCAGTGGAACCCTGCTCCTCCTGCCTGCGGGGCCGCTGCGCACGCCAAGGCGGCACGGATGCCGCCGAGTGCTTCGACGGTGCCCCTCAGGCCCGGAACGGGTGGCGTAAGCGAGAAGCTGGGGGTCGGCGGCTGTGTTCGGCGTCTCGAGGTCTTCGGCGTACAGGGTGAGGCCGTTGAAGCTGCTGGTGAACTCCACGACTGAGCCGAACACGGCGTGGTGGGCGCTCGGTTCTGCAGGCGCGGTGTGCGTGAAGTGCACGCCGCTCCGATCCGGCTGTCCGAGGCCGCGACTGCCCCGGAGGGCACAGCACGTGTCCCATGTGGCACAGAAGACCGAACGCCAGGCACGGCGCCAGCTGCCGCCACAGCGCATCGAGTGCCTGCTCGCGTGAGCGGCGCCGGCCGCTACCACCTGCTTCTCACCGGCGAGGCCCGTGCCCTGCGGCACGGCTGGTGGTCCGTGGCCGGTGACCAGGGCGATGGTGAGCCCTCGTGCGAGGGCCTGCCGCCCGTCAGGCAGGCGCGTGAGTGCGTTCGCTGTCTGGCGTCATGCGGTGGGCTTCGTCCTGGGCGAGCAGGGCGAGGAGCGTGGCCACCGTCAGGCCCTGGTCTGCTTCGGTCGGGTGGCGCAGGATCTTGGCGGGGTCGATCTGGTAGGTGTTGCCGCGCCCTTGGCGGGTGTGCGAGAGGTAGCCGGCCTGCTCCAGGTCGGCGATGATCTTCTGCACGGCGCGTTCGGTGATGCGGCAGCGGGCGGCGATGTCGCGGACGCGGGCGCTGTGGTTGTCCGCGATGGCAGCGAGGACGCGGGCGTGGTTCGTCAGGAACGTCCAGCCGTTGTGGGGCTCGGGCACCTCATCCATGCCTCCACTCTAGCGAAGACCTGTACACGCATTCAAAAGCACGTACTGAAGTTCGTGTATATATTGACGCGTGTTCCCGCTCGGGGGAACCTTGGATCGGACCGCGACGAGCGCACCGGGAGTGAGCCATGCAGCACCCTTCTCGCCGGGCACAGTTCCCCGCCGTGCCGGGCGTCCCCTGCCCGCGTGGAAGTGCACCTGCGGCACCTGCACCGGGCCGGCTGGCGGTGTCGTGCGCGCCGGGCGACGACCGGGTCCGTGTCACCCTGCGCGGCGAACTCGACCTCGTCTCGGGCAACCGGCTCCGCGGTCGGCTGAGCGAAGCACTCGCCGCCTCGGCGAGCGGTCTCGACCTGCATCTGAGCGGGCTCAGCTTCTGCGACTGCGCCGGCCTGAGCGTTCTGATGGAACTGCGCCGGCGGGCCCTGAGCGCGAGCAAGACCGTCGTCATCCAGGACCCCAGCCCCGCGATCGACAGGCTGCTCCATCTCATCGGAGCGCAAGATCTCTTCTCACCTTCCTGCTCGCGGCCCTCGCAGATGCACGCTGCCGTCTGAGGCGAGTGCCGTGGCCGGCGGCAGCCCGAGGTGCCGCGGTTCCGCGGACCTGCGCTCGCCCAGGCATGTCGGCGCAGTGTCACCCGACGAAGTTGCCTCACCAGTCGGCTCGGCTCCTGCTGATCAGCGCGGCCGGACGCCGTCGATCGAGCTGCCGCTGTGTCCGGCACGTCTTGTTGTGCTGTCGGCCTGACTGCTCGCGGGGGAGTGCTGCGGGCGCCACTCGAAGAGCAGGATGGTTGTGTCGTCACGCAGTTCGTTGCGCTGGTAGTCGAGGATGGCGTGGATGAGTAGCCGCAGCACCTCGGGCGGCCGCTCGCCGGCGGCCTCGGAGCGGATGATGAAGTCGCTGAACCGGTTGAGGCCGAACTCCTCGCCGTCCGCGTCGCGGGCTTCTACGACACCGTCGGTGTACAGCAGGACGCAGTCACCCGGTTCGAGTTTCATCTCGTGGACCTGCCGTGGTGCTGCGATGAATGGGCCGGCCAGGCCGAGCGGCGGCTGCGGGGGGCTGTCCAGCGCCCCGGCGAGCACCCGCTCGTCACGGATCAGCAGGGGTGTGGGGTGGCCGCAGTTGACCCAGCGCAGCACCCCGGTGTCCGCGTAGAGCCGGCACAGCACACCGGTGCAGAAATGGTCTGGCAGCCACTACGCGAGCGCCTGGTCGATGGAGTCGACGACCTCGGCCAGGTGGCCGCCGCTACGTCGGGTGTTGCGTGCCGCGGCCATGGCGACCGCTGTGGTCACACCGGCGAGCAGATCATGTCCCATGCCGTCGAGGATCATGGTGTGCAGCTCGTCCTTGACCACCGAGTGGTCGAAGGCGTCGCCGGCGATGCCGTACGCCGGTTCCAGGACAGCAGTCGACAAGCACCTGCTGCTGCCGATGGTGCGCGGTGGCAGGAAGGCCCGCAGCATCTCGGCGGGCAATGTCATGGCCGCGGTGCGGGTGCGGGTGGCGAGCCAGTCGCTGTAGGCACGCTTGGAGGAGATCACCATCGCGAAGAATGAGGCCAGCATCCGACTGCGGCGCATCAGCACGCCGTCGAGCACGGCCGTCTGCACCGCCAGCACGCCCAACCGCTCCGCACCGTCGACCAGCGGCATCCATACGATCAAGCCGTCGCCGGCATCAGCTACCCGTGGGGAAACCGTGCGGTACGCCCAGCCGGCCGATGAGCCCTCCACCGGCAACGGATCCAAGGCGTCGTCGATGGGGACGAGCAGCCGTTGTTGCAGGTCGGCGAGGTAGATCCGCGCGCTGTCCAGGCCGAGGGCCGCTGCGCTCCGGTCGGCCAGGGCGGGCAGTTCCACCGGCAGGGCCGTCCGCGCCTCGGTGATCAGCTGTTCCAGCCGATTCTCATCGACGGCGGGGTCCGAGTCGGCGCTCGCATGCGTGAGATCCGGCACGGGGAGATCACTCCTTACCCGTTCAGTCTCACATCGACCGTCCTCTCGTACCTCCCGAGGCGCGACAGGGAACCGCACGAGAGGCGCTGTTGCTCGGCCGCGCTCCCGGGTAAGGCCCGACGGTATCGCCGGGGGCCAGCGTGTCACGCGGCGTCGGCGTTATATCGGGGACATTCTGGGCACTGGTGTGCGCCGGGTCAACCGATGGGAAGGGGCCGGTCATGGGGGAGTCATCGCAGGACGTGACGGTCGTGGCTCTTCTGGCGGATCCGGACGCGCCGACGGAGATCGCGCAGCGGCTGGCCCGAGTGCTTCCTGATCGGCTCGCCGGCGAGTCGGGCCAGGGGCGGCGGTTCGACGTCGAGGTGGTCAGTGAGCCCTTCACCGCGGGTACCGAGGACCTGTCCACGTTGACGCGCCGGATCATGGACCGCAGGCGTGCGGAGCACTGGGACATCGTCGTGGCCCTCACCGATCTTCCGCTGCACTCACACGGACGCAAGCTCGTGGTGGATCTGTGTCATGGAGACGGCGTTGCCCTGCTGTCCCTTCCGTCGCTGGGGGGTCTGCGTCTTCAGAGAAGGGCCCTGCTGGCGGTGGAAAAGGTCGTGTTGAGCCTGGCGACTCCCCGGGCCACCGGGGCCGGGGAACCTCCCCAGCAGCAGCCGCTGGGACGTTTCGCCAGTCGTCTTGCGCCTATTCGCCCCGGCCAGGTCGGTGAGGAGGAGAGCGCCGATCTGCGGTACGTCGTCAGCGGGCCGCGCGGTTACCTGAGGGTGCTCGGCGGTATGGTCCGCGCCAACCGGCCGTGGCGCCTGGTACCGGGCCTGTCGAAAGCCCTGGCGGCCGCCCTCGCCACGGGAGCGGTCGCCACCGTGAACTCCACCATCTGGACCCTGGCCACCTCCCTGAGCACGCCACGCCTGGTGATTGCCACGGTCGGATCCGTTGCGCTCATGATCGGCTGGCTGATCGTGGACGCCGAGTTGTGGCATCGATCAGCAGTCGGCTCCCCGGAGGAGAGGAAGAGGACGACTCTCTACAACGCGTCCACGATCATGACCGTCGGCATCGGGGTGGTCGTCTGCTACGCGGGTCTTCTGGCCGTCAATCTGGTGTGGGCGCTGTTCATCCTCAACGGCAAGGTCTTCGCCTCCACGACACGAACCCCGCTGACCGCCACGGAGTACTGGACCCTGTCCTGGTTCGTCGCTTCCACCGCCACGGTGGGCGGCGCGCTGGGATCGGGCCTGGAGAGCGATGAGGCGATCCGGGCAGCCGCCTACTCCAAGCGGGAACAGGAACGCCGCCGCTTGGTCGAGGACGACGGTGACCAGCGGGGGACCTGAGTGGAAATGCGCCGTCGGTCCGGTGGCCGTCCCGATACGGGGAATCCGCCGATCGATCGGTGGGGGGCTGTTTCGCGTCGTGGGGGGCGGGGACCCGCACGGCACGCCGTCGAGTGCTGAAGCTCCGCTCCGGCGAGCGGGCCGGCGGCGGATCATCGTTCCCCCTGACCGAGGTGAACGCCATCAGAGGCGTGCCGGGCCGCGGACCGCGTCGCAGCTTGTGCGGGAGTCGGGCTCCTTCACGCCTTCCCCATCCCGCCATGCCGCGACATCGAGGGAAGTCATCATGAAGGCTGCGGTATACGAAGGACCGCGGACGGTCGCTGTGAAGGACGTACCGGACGCGAAGATCGAGCATCCCTGCGACATCATCGTCAAGATCACCACGACCAACATCTGCGGTTCGGACCTGCACATGTACGAGGGCCGCACCTCGTTCGAGTCCGGCCGCACCCTGGGGCACGAGAACCTGGGCCAGGTGGTGGAGGTCGGCTCGGCGGTGCGCAAGGTGCAGGTCGGCGAGTACGTGGTCCTGCCCTTCAACATCGCCTGCGGCTTCTGCAAGCAGTGCGAGCAGGGCCTGACCAACTACTGCCTGACCATGCAGCCGGAACCCGCCCTCGCCGGAGCGGCCTACGGTTTCGCCGACATGGGCCCCTACCAGGGCGGCCAGGCGGAGCTGCTGCGCGTGCCCTACGGCGACTTCAACGCGCTGCGTCTGGGTGAGGACGCCGCCGAGCGGCAGACCGACTACGTGATGCTCGCCGACATCTTCCCCACCGGCTATCACGCCACCGAGATGGCCCACGTCAAGCCGGGTGACCAGACCATCGTCTTCGGGGCCGGTCCGGTCGGGCTGATGGCGACGTACTCCGCCCTCCTCCGGGGCGCCGGCCGCGTCTGGACGGCCGATCACCAGCCCGACCGGCTGCGCAAGGCGGAGGAGATCGGGGCCATCCCCATCAACACCGCCGAGCAGGACCCGGCGCAGGTCGTCAAGGAGGCCACCCTCGGTCTGGGCGCCGACAACGGCTGCGAATGCGTCGGTTACCAGGCCCACGACCCCCAGGGCCACGAGGACGCCAGTCTCACGCTCAACGGCCTGATCGACTCGGTCAGGTTCACCGGCCACATCGGCGTGGTGGGCGTGTTCCTGCCCCAGGACCCCGGCGGCGCGGAGGCCCAGGGCGAGCTGGAGGCGCAGGGCAAGGTCCCCATCGACTTCGGCATGATGTGGTTCAAGGGCCAGCACATGGGGACCGGGCAGGCGCCGGTGAAGAGGTACAACCGGGCCCTGCGGGACCTGATCGCCGGCGGGAAGGCGAAGCCGAGCTTCGTCGTCTCCCACGAACTCGGCCTGGACGAGGCCCCCACCGCCTACGAGCACTTCGACGCCCGTGACGACGGCTGGACCAAGGTGGTCCTGCACCCCGACGGACACGGCAACGGCCACAAGCGGTAGCAAGCGCAGGGCTCCCGCCCGCCTGCTCCCCGCACGACAGGGCCGACCGACGAGCGCCGTCCGGCCCCGGCTCCTACCGGGGCCGGACGCTCGGTCGGCGCCCTGTTCCTGCCGTGTCCGAGGCGGCGTCCACGCCGCGCGCGGACTGCCGCGGCGGCGGTCGGTGACGGGAGTGCCACGCCGAGGAGTAGATGCGAGCCACACGGAAACTCCGCCGTGGTCCGCTGTGCGCCGTTCACGTTCTCACTCGTTCTCACTCCAGTGGGCTGACCGCATGTTGGGAGCACCTATGAAGACAGCTACCCGCTCCACCTCACATCTGCGACAGGATCCGCTCGTCCGGGGCCTGGGCTGGGCCAGCGCGCTCCTTGGCGTGCCGCAGGTCCTCGCCCCCGCGGGCTTCGCCCGGGCTCTGGGCGTGGGTGACGCTTTCCGGCACCGCTCCGCCACGACCGCCGTCGGTGTGCGCGAGCTGGCGGCGGCGACCGGACTGCTGGCACGGCCGCACCCCGCCTGGCTCTGGGGCCGCGTGGGCGGCGACCTCATGGATCTGACGATGCTGACCCGGGCCCTGAAGAACCACAACGGCCGCGGCCTGGGCCGCACCGCCGCCGCGACCGCCGCGGTCACCGCCATCACGGCCACGGACGTCTACGCGGCCGTGACCCGCACCCGTAGGAGCACCCCCATGGAACTGACCGCGACCGCCACCGTCGCCCAACCCCCGGACGACGTCTACGCCCTGTGGAGCGATCTGCAGCGACTGCCCGACTTCATGGCGCACTTGGACGAGGTGCGCGTCACCGGCCCGCGCACCAGCCACTGGCGGGCGAGCGCGCCGTTCGGCAAGACGGTCGAATGGGACGCCGAGACCACGCAGGACATTCCCGGCCGGCTGATCGCCTGGCAGTCGGTGGACGGAGCCGACATCGACAACGCCGGCGAGGTCCGCTTCGTACACGCTCCCGGCAACCGGGGCACGGAGATCCGGGTGACCCTGCGCTACGACCTGCCCGGCGGGGCGCTGGGAAAGGCAGCGGCACGCTACTTCGGCGAGGAACCGCACCAGCAACTGGACGACGACCTGCGCCGCTTCAAGCAGATCGCGGAGACCGGCGAGGTCGTCCGCTCCGAGGGCGCACCCGGCGGCAAGCGGGCCCGAGGCGAGTTCCCGCAGCACCCGGCCCGACCGCTGACCGAGGACGAACTGAAGGAGGCCCTGGCATGAAGGCGAACTGCTGGACGGGACGCAACTCGGTCGAGGTGCAAGACGTCCCCGACCCGTCGATCCTCAACAACCGTGACGCCATCGTGAAGATCACGTCCACGGCGATCTGCGGCTCCGACCTGCACCTGCTCGACGGCTACGTCCCCACCATGGAAAAGGGCGACATCATGGGCCACGAGTTCATGGGAGAGGTCGTGGAGGTCGGCCCCGGCATCAGCGACGGCAAACTGCGCGTCGGGGACCGGGTCGTCGTGCCCTTCCCCATCGCCTGCGGCGCCTGCGCGTCCTGCCGCGCGGAGCTGTACTCGTGTTGCGAGAACACCAACCCCAACGCCGGCATCTCGGAGAAGTTCTTCGGCCACCCCACCGCCGGCATCTACGGCTACTCCCACCTCACCGGCGGCTTCGCCGGCGGCCAGGCCGAGTACGCCCGCGTGGTGCTCGCCGACGCCAACGCGCTGAAGATCGAGTCGGACCTCACCGACGAGCAGGTGCTGTTCCTGTCCGACATCCTGCCGACCGGGTACATGGGCGCCGACATGTGCGACATCCAGGAAGGTGACGTCGTCGCCGTCTGGGGCGCCGGCCCGGTCGGCCAGTTCGCCATGGACAGCGCCCGGGTCCTGGGCGCGGAGAAGGTCATCGCGATCGACAAGGAGCCCTACCGGCTCGACATGGCCGCCGCCCAGGGCTACACCACCATCAACTTCGAGGACACCGACGTACGGTCGGCACTGCTCGAACTCACCGGCGGCCGGGGCCCCGACAAGTGCATCGACGCTGTCGGCATGGAGGCCACACACGGCGCCTCCCACGTCCACCTCTACGACCGCGCCAAGCAGGCGGTCCGCTCCGAGACCGACCGGCCGCACGCCCTGCGCCAGGCCATCCTGTCCTGCCGCAGCGGAGGCGTGGTGTCGGTCATCGGCGTCTACGGCGGGGTGATCGACAAGTTCCCGGCGGGTGCCTGGATGAACAGGTCCCTGACCTTGCGCACCGGACAGTGCCACGTGCACAAGTACATGAAGCCGCTGCTGGGGCTGATCGAACGGGGCAAGCTCGACCCCACCCGGATCATCACCCACCGGCTGCCCCTGACCGAGGCACCGACCGGCTACGACCTGTTCAAGAACAAGAAGGACCACTGCGAGAAGGTCGTCCTCAAGCCGTGAGGAACGCGAGGGATCGCGGCACCGTGTCTCGCTGAGCGGCCCGCTGGGTGAGAGGCAGAAGGCGTCGTGGTGGTTACGGGTGCCGCAGCAGGCTCCTCGCCGACACACTGTGACGCCGGAAAGACGCGCCCGTGTGTGCGGCGGCTTGGGTGAGTTCGGCGCGGCCGAACAGCAGCGCGTAGCCGGAGGGGAGTTGGTGCAGGATGCGGGTCAGCAGGTCGGGGCCGGCGTGGGCCGCGACGGCGGAGAGGACGGATCCCGTGTCCCAGCGGGTGGTGGCCAGGGAGGCGCCGGTGCGGGCGGCGAGGTCCCTGACGAATGCCCAGCCGCCCAGCGGCTGGGTGCCGGGAATCTGGGCGGTGAGGATGCGCGCGGCTTCGACGGGGAGACGGGCGGCCAGTTCGACGCGTTCGTCGCCGGCCAGCTGTCGTCCCAGTCCCGACAGTACGAGACGGACGGCTTCCTCGGCCTTCTCCCGGGAGGGGTAGGCGCCGTCATGGCGGACCTTTTCCAGCATCTGCTCGTACGCCCTGCCGTAGGGCTGCGGGAGCGGTGCGCTGGGGTCGGACATCACTGCGGTGGTTGCCTTTCTGTCACCAGGTCGTGGTGGCCGGTGCGGTCACAGGGTCACCGGGGTGGGTGGTCAGGTGGGCTGGGGGCGGCCGAAGAGCAGGTCGTAGCCTGCGGGGAGCTGGAGCAGGATCTGTTCGAGGAGGTCGTCGCCGGTGGCGTCGGCAACCGTGGACAGGACGGCGCTGACGTCCCAGGCAGCGGTCTGTTCGGTGGCACCCTCGATCCAGGCCGCGGTCGCCCGCACGAACCGCTCCGGAGGTAGCGGCTCGGCGCTCTGCAGCGGGTTGAGAAGGATCAAGGCGAAGCCTTCGGGCAGGCGCGCCGCCAGCTGGGCACGTACCTCGCCGACCAAGTGAGCGCCCAGCAGGGCGAGCACCACGCGGGCCGCGCGTTCGGCTTCCTGCAAGGTTCCGTATTCACCGCGTTCCTTCACATGCTGGAGGAACGCTTCCCGTCGCACCGTCACGTCGGCTGCCACCCCTTCCTCAGGCCCACGGGGCGCGGAGGACAGGCGGGGGGAGATCAGATGGATGCCCGTCCTCCGCCGCTGTTCGCCCCTCCTCGAGTCCGGCTCAGCCGGAGATCTCCTTGCGGCCGGATCCGACGCCGATGGCGATCTTGCGGGGCTTGGCGCGCTCGGCGATCGGGATGCGCAGGGTGAGCACACCTGCGTCGTAGTCGGCCTGGATGTGCTCGGTGTCCAGCGTGTCGGCGAGCACGAGCTGGCGGGAGAAGACACCCAGCGGCCGTTCCGACAGCTCCATCTGCACGTCGTCGGCCTTCGTCACGGGCCGGCGCTCCGCCTTGACGGTCAGCATGTTGCGTTCGACGTCGATGTCGATCGCGTCCGCGCTGACGCCGGGGATGTCCAGGGCCACCACGTACTGGTCACCCTCGCGGTAGGCGTCCATCGGCATGGGGGACGGCCGCGACCAGGTGCCCGGACTCATCAGCTGCTGGGCCAGCCGGTCCAGCTCACGGAAGGGGTCAGTGCGCATCAACATCGGAAAACACCTCCAGCGGGTTCGGGCAGTTGCTGCCAATGCGCCTCACTGACACCGTTGTAGCATGTCATCCAATGGATGACAAACAGGTGGTCGTCCAAAGGATGACCACCTGGTGTCCATGACCCCGCGAACACGCGTCCAGGCCACCCGCCGGCTGGGTGGCGAGGTCGGGGTGGTCGGTCGGTACCTGGACCCCCCTTCCGGAACGAGCTGCCCGAGCTGCATCACTCGATCCCGAGGGGGCCGATACCCAAGTCCTCACGCATGACGCGACGCATCCGTGCCATGGCCTTGCGCCGCCGCTCTATCAAGGGCGCGTCGTCGGCGGAGCCGACAGCCACGCCACGGGTGTAGGCGTCGCGGATCGAGCGCAGGCAGTGGAACGCCTCGTTCCCCGCCTCCACGACCTGCGGGGTGCCCATGAGCCAGAGGCGTTCGCTCGCCGTGTAGATGCCGGTGCCGCGCACGGCTTCCCGCACCGCCGCGTCGCGCGCGGCTTCGGACATGTGGTCGCCCAGGGCGACGGCCCGTATCTCCTCACCCGCGGCTTTGAGGGCGGACACGTACTCCGTGTAGACCTCGCGCCGTACTTCGAGGGCGTGCCTGGTTTCCTCCCGCCGCCACCGGTTGCGGTCGGCGATCAAAGTGGCCGCGATGCCGATGACGGCACCGGTCAGCGTGGAGAGCAGGGGCGTCCAATCCATGTGCCGCAGCTTGTCGAAGCAGGTGCGGCCGGCGCCAGTGGCTTTACGGCCTGGCACTCGCTCGCTTACCGAGCCGGGGACCGTCAGCTTGCACTGTCAAGCGTGCTCGGGGCCGGACGGGGTGGCCCACTCGACGAACTGAACGATCACGCCGTTGGGGTCGGCGATCTGGAAGAGGCGTTCACCCCAGGGCTCCTCCCGCAGTGGCATGGTGATCTCAACGCCCTCGGCCCGCAGCCGTTTCTCCTCGTGCTCGATGCCGGAG
Above is a genomic segment from Streptomyces collinus Tu 365 containing:
- a CDS encoding phospholipase D family protein encodes the protein MERADWLLTPAQRGNPASRVDRRHADGAAWSTGNDVRPLVHGAVYFAELLAAVRAQRAGDILMFTDWRGDPDELLDGPNSAIGDVLRDAARRGVVVKGLVWRSHLDRFQFSEQENYHLGEEIEEAGGECLLDMRVRPGGSHHQKFVVLRHPGRPERDVAFVGGIDLCHSRRDDAAHQGDPQAQRIANAYGSRPPWHDVQLAVRGPAVGDVEATFRERWTDPAPLSRSPRSRLRAALRGEDTQADPLPEQQPDPGPRGSHTVQVLRTYPNRLRGYPFAPDGERSIARAYMKALRRARRLIYLEDQYLWSESACRPFAQALADHPGLRMIAVLPPLPDQEGRISTPMNLLGRIRALEVLRRGGGDRVAVYSLENHAGTPVYVHAKVCVIDDVWASVGSDNVNRRSWTHDSELSCAVLDETRDPREPMDPGGLGDGARVFARELRLSLNLEHLDRDGDGEAAALCDPGRAFAAYADSAAALDAWHDGGRHGPRPPGRLRTYHPPRLSRVTRALTEPLYRVVADPDGRPRSLRRQDAY
- a CDS encoding zinc-dependent alcohol dehydrogenase — its product is MKANCWTGRNSVEVQDVPDPSILNNRDAIVKITSTAICGSDLHLLDGYVPTMEKGDIMGHEFMGEVVEVGPGISDGKLRVGDRVVVPFPIACGACASCRAELYSCCENTNPNAGISEKFFGHPTAGIYGYSHLTGGFAGGQAEYARVVLADANALKIESDLTDEQVLFLSDILPTGYMGADMCDIQEGDVVAVWGAGPVGQFAMDSARVLGAEKVIAIDKEPYRLDMAAAQGYTTINFEDTDVRSALLELTGGRGPDKCIDAVGMEATHGASHVHLYDRAKQAVRSETDRPHALRQAILSCRSGGVVSVIGVYGGVIDKFPAGAWMNRSLTLRTGQCHVHKYMKPLLGLIERGKLDPTRIITHRLPLTEAPTGYDLFKNKKDHCEKVVLKP
- a CDS encoding helix-turn-helix transcriptional regulator, encoding MDEVPEPHNGWTFLTNHARVLAAIADNHSARVRDIAARCRITERAVQKIIADLEQAGYLSHTRQGRGNTYQIDPAKILRHPTEADQGLTVATLLALLAQDEAHRMTPDSERTHAPA
- a CDS encoding glutathione-independent formaldehyde dehydrogenase, whose product is MKAAVYEGPRTVAVKDVPDAKIEHPCDIIVKITTTNICGSDLHMYEGRTSFESGRTLGHENLGQVVEVGSAVRKVQVGEYVVLPFNIACGFCKQCEQGLTNYCLTMQPEPALAGAAYGFADMGPYQGGQAELLRVPYGDFNALRLGEDAAERQTDYVMLADIFPTGYHATEMAHVKPGDQTIVFGAGPVGLMATYSALLRGAGRVWTADHQPDRLRKAEEIGAIPINTAEQDPAQVVKEATLGLGADNGCECVGYQAHDPQGHEDASLTLNGLIDSVRFTGHIGVVGVFLPQDPGGAEAQGELEAQGKVPIDFGMMWFKGQHMGTGQAPVKRYNRALRDLIAGGKAKPSFVVSHELGLDEAPTAYEHFDARDDGWTKVVLHPDGHGNGHKR
- a CDS encoding Hsp20/alpha crystallin family protein, with translation MLMRTDPFRELDRLAQQLMSPGTWSRPSPMPMDAYREGDQYVVALDIPGVSADAIDIDVERNMLTVKAERRPVTKADDVQMELSERPLGVFSRQLVLADTLDTEHIQADYDAGVLTLRIPIAERAKPRKIAIGVGSGRKEISG
- a CDS encoding SRPBCC family protein, with the protein product MKTATRSTSHLRQDPLVRGLGWASALLGVPQVLAPAGFARALGVGDAFRHRSATTAVGVRELAAATGLLARPHPAWLWGRVGGDLMDLTMLTRALKNHNGRGLGRTAAATAAVTAITATDVYAAVTRTRRSTPMELTATATVAQPPDDVYALWSDLQRLPDFMAHLDEVRVTGPRTSHWRASAPFGKTVEWDAETTQDIPGRLIAWQSVDGADIDNAGEVRFVHAPGNRGTEIRVTLRYDLPGGALGKAAARYFGEEPHQQLDDDLRRFKQIAETGEVVRSEGAPGGKRARGEFPQHPARPLTEDELKEALA
- a CDS encoding DUF5670 family protein, with translation MVPLLLVLLLALILFGAGFALKALWWIAVIVLVVWLLGFVVRTADSGGRKGRWYRW
- a CDS encoding DUF2267 domain-containing protein — its product is MTVRREAFLQHVKERGEYGTLQEAERAARVVLALLGAHLVGEVRAQLAARLPEGFALILLNPLQSAEPLPPERFVRATAAWIEGATEQTAAWDVSAVLSTVADATGDDLLEQILLQLPAGYDLLFGRPQPT
- a CDS encoding DUF2267 domain-containing protein is translated as MSDPSAPLPQPYGRAYEQMLEKVRHDGAYPSREKAEEAVRLVLSGLGRQLAGDERVELAARLPVEAARILTAQIPGTQPLGGWAFVRDLAARTGASLATTRWDTGSVLSAVAAHAGPDLLTRILHQLPSGYALLFGRAELTQAAAHTGASFRRHSVSARSLLRHP
- a CDS encoding STAS domain-containing protein, which gives rise to MQHPSRRAQFPAVPGVPCPRGSAPAAPAPGRLAVSCAPGDDRVRVTLRGELDLVSGNRLRGRLSEALAASASGLDLHLSGLSFCDCAGLSVLMELRRRALSASKTVVIQDPSPAIDRLLHLIGAQDLFSPSCSRPSQMHAAV